The following proteins come from a genomic window of Winogradskyella sp. PC-19:
- a CDS encoding efflux RND transporter periplasmic adaptor subunit translates to MKNILKLTLVSLLIFACDGEKKKTVESVIESNNLEDIRKKRDEIVAQQQEITGKLSLLDEKISSLDTTKNVPLVTSFKAQKEVFIHYVELQGSVSTKNNLVLFPEYSGILTRVYVKEGQKVSKGQTLAKIDDGGLSQQLAQIEIQANLAKTTFDRQKRLWNQKIGSEIQYLQAKSSYEAQTQAVNQLKQQIAKTYVRAPFSGTIDDVITEQGSVVGAGQSQLMRIVNLDDMYIETAVPERYISDVVKGKNVEVEFPILNKTISAKVRQAGNFINPANRTFNVEIAVPNKEKNIKPNLTARLKINDYTNEEAILIPQSIISENANGQQYVYVISDKNSDNEGEAKRIIVKTGKTQGDVIEVLEGLDGNSEIIKEGARSVRDGQTVEVINYTENNNGN, encoded by the coding sequence ATGAAAAATATATTAAAATTAACCTTAGTTTCTTTATTAATATTTGCTTGTGATGGAGAAAAAAAGAAAACTGTCGAGAGCGTTATTGAATCCAATAACCTTGAAGACATTAGAAAAAAACGCGACGAAATTGTAGCCCAACAGCAAGAAATCACAGGAAAGCTTAGTCTTTTAGACGAAAAAATATCGAGCTTAGATACAACTAAAAATGTGCCACTTGTAACAAGTTTTAAAGCTCAAAAAGAAGTGTTTATACATTATGTAGAGCTACAAGGAAGTGTAAGTACAAAAAACAATTTGGTGCTTTTTCCAGAATATTCAGGAATTTTAACGCGTGTTTATGTCAAAGAAGGGCAAAAAGTAAGCAAAGGACAAACCCTTGCTAAAATTGATGATGGCGGATTAAGTCAACAATTGGCGCAAATAGAAATTCAAGCTAACCTAGCAAAAACAACTTTTGATAGACAAAAACGTTTATGGAATCAAAAAATTGGTAGCGAAATTCAATATTTACAAGCAAAATCAAGTTACGAAGCACAAACACAAGCCGTAAATCAGCTAAAGCAACAAATAGCAAAAACTTATGTGAGAGCACCATTTTCAGGTACTATTGACGATGTGATTACCGAGCAAGGAAGTGTCGTTGGCGCAGGACAATCGCAATTAATGCGTATCGTAAACTTAGACGATATGTATATTGAAACTGCTGTTCCAGAGCGCTATATATCGGATGTTGTAAAAGGGAAAAATGTAGAAGTTGAATTCCCGATTCTGAATAAAACTATCAGTGCTAAAGTACGTCAAGCTGGAAACTTTATTAACCCAGCAAACCGAACGTTTAATGTTGAAATTGCAGTTCCAAATAAAGAAAAAAACATAAAACCTAACCTTACAGCGCGTCTAAAAATTAACGACTACACCAATGAAGAAGCAATTTTAATTCCTCAAAGTATCATTTCAGAAAATGCTAATGGACAACAATATGTTTATGTGATTAGTGATAAAAACTCGGACAATGAAGGTGAAGCAAAACGCATCATCGTTAAAACCGGAAAAACACAAGGCGATGTTATTGAAGTATTAGAAGGTTTGGACGGAAATTCAGAAATTATAAAAGAAGGTGCGCGTAGTGTCCGTGATGGACAAACCGTAGAGGTTATTAATTATACAGAAAATAACAATGGAAATTAA
- a CDS encoding CBS domain-containing protein, whose product MERGVPISKIMTKDVITLNLKDDLETAEMLFKKNSIRHIPVVKDRTIIGMLSYTDLLRISFADATDEYDSEVDTIVYNMFTIEQVMAKNVVSVPSSTTVKEVAKLLGEREFHALPVLDDGKLVGIVTTTDLINYLVEKL is encoded by the coding sequence ATGGAACGAGGAGTACCAATTTCTAAGATAATGACCAAAGATGTTATTACTTTAAATCTAAAAGACGATTTGGAAACTGCAGAGATGTTGTTTAAGAAAAATAGTATCAGGCATATTCCAGTGGTTAAGGATAGAACTATAATAGGTATGTTGAGTTATACAGATTTGTTGAGGATTAGTTTTGCAGATGCTACTGATGAGTATGATAGTGAAGTAGACACAATAGTATATAATATGTTTACTATTGAGCAGGTTATGGCAAAAAATGTTGTCAGTGTTCCATCGTCCACAACTGTAAAAGAGGTGGCTAAATTACTTGGGGAAAGAGAATTTCATGCACTACCTGTATTAGACGACGGTAAGCTTGTTGGCATTGTTACAACAACTGATTTGATTAATTATTTAGTTGAAAAACTATAA
- a CDS encoding polyprenyl synthetase family protein: MNYIQKYQSAFLAHLDNYVKERHPKNLYDPVNYILMLGGKRLRPVLTLLAADCFEIDYTKALDAALSVEVFHNFSLVHDDIMDDAPLRRGKETVHEKWDINTGILSGDVMLIMAYQLFENYKAETFQSLAKLFSKTATEVCEGQQYDVDFETRNDVTIPEYLKMIEYKTAVLVGAAMQMGAIVAEAKVEDQEAIYDFGRYLGIAFQLQDDYLDAFGNPETFGKQVGGDIIENKKTYLYLKALEFASEQDKIQLLELFNTQPVDIPEKVDEVKRIFTATGAKAATKEAVEQYTEKAFSLLKLLNISEDKKKVLKQFGLGLMTRNV, from the coding sequence ATGAACTATATCCAAAAGTATCAATCAGCTTTTTTGGCGCATTTAGATAATTATGTCAAAGAGCGTCATCCAAAAAACCTTTATGATCCAGTCAATTATATACTAATGCTTGGAGGAAAAAGATTAAGGCCAGTTTTAACACTTTTAGCAGCTGACTGTTTTGAAATCGATTATACCAAAGCTTTGGACGCAGCTTTAAGCGTTGAGGTATTTCATAATTTTTCTTTAGTTCATGATGATATAATGGATGATGCACCATTGCGACGAGGAAAAGAAACTGTCCATGAAAAATGGGATATAAATACAGGAATTCTTTCTGGCGATGTTATGCTTATTATGGCATATCAACTATTTGAAAATTATAAGGCTGAAACATTTCAGTCTTTGGCCAAGCTATTTAGTAAAACAGCTACCGAGGTTTGCGAAGGACAACAATACGATGTTGATTTCGAAACAAGGAATGATGTTACTATACCCGAATATTTAAAAATGATTGAGTATAAGACGGCTGTTTTAGTTGGTGCTGCTATGCAAATGGGAGCTATAGTTGCTGAAGCTAAAGTCGAAGATCAAGAAGCAATCTATGATTTTGGACGTTATTTAGGAATTGCTTTTCAATTACAAGATGATTACCTAGACGCTTTTGGAAACCCTGAAACATTTGGTAAACAAGTTGGTGGTGATATAATTGAAAACAAAAAAACATACTTATACCTAAAAGCTCTTGAATTTGCCTCTGAACAGGACAAAATTCAACTTTTAGAATTGTTTAACACTCAACCCGTAGATATTCCAGAAAAAGTAGATGAAGTTAAACGTATATTCACTGCAACAGGAGCAAAAGCAGCTACTAAAGAAGCTGTTGAGCAGTATACCGAAAAAGCGTTTTCTCTTTTAAAATTGTTGAATATTTCTGAAGATAAAAAGAAAGTTCTTAAGCAATTTGGATTGGGACTAATGACTAGAAATGTATAA
- a CDS encoding alpha-ketoglutarate decarboxylase produces MKSLLISIVFIFFSFIGFSQIENNNSFWNNVRFGGGIGLNFGNGFFSGTLAPQAVYDFNPYFSAGLGLTGSYSSQKDVFNSTILGGSVIALTNPFPELQLSVELEQVNVNTSFEGIFSSNERDNFWATALFLGAGYRTGNVTFGVRYDVLYDEDESIYADPWLPFVRFWF; encoded by the coding sequence ATGAAGTCTCTTTTAATCTCAATAGTATTTATCTTTTTTAGTTTTATTGGTTTTTCACAAATTGAAAACAATAACAGTTTTTGGAACAATGTCAGATTTGGTGGTGGTATTGGACTAAATTTTGGGAATGGCTTTTTTAGCGGAACACTAGCACCACAAGCCGTTTATGACTTTAATCCCTATTTTTCAGCTGGCCTAGGCCTAACCGGAAGTTACAGCAGTCAAAAAGATGTTTTTAACTCAACTATTTTAGGTGGAAGTGTTATTGCTTTAACCAATCCATTTCCTGAATTACAACTTTCCGTAGAATTGGAGCAAGTCAATGTCAACACATCGTTTGAAGGTATATTTTCTTCTAACGAAAGAGATAATTTTTGGGCTACAGCTTTATTTTTAGGCGCTGGTTATCGAACAGGAAATGTAACTTTTGGCGTTAGATACGATGTGCTTTATGACGAGGATGAAAGCATTTATGCAGACCCATGGTTGCCTTTTGTAAGGTTTTGGTTTTAA
- a CDS encoding TetR/AcrR family transcriptional regulator, whose amino-acid sequence MKENIIHKASDLFLTLGFKSVTMDDIANEMGISKKTIYVHFSNKTKLVEAVTFTLFENICNGIDCICDEAINPIEELYDIKMFVMQHLKNEKASPQYQLKKYYPAIHDVLKFKQFEKMHESVSESLTKGINTGVFRSNIDVEFIARLYFNGMTGIKDEAIFPREKFNMEYLMENYLEYHLRAIVTDKGFNILNQFINKKPITKH is encoded by the coding sequence ATGAAAGAAAATATAATTCACAAAGCTTCAGATTTATTTCTAACACTTGGTTTTAAAAGTGTTACAATGGATGATATTGCCAATGAAATGGGTATATCCAAGAAAACTATCTACGTCCATTTTAGCAATAAAACTAAATTAGTTGAAGCTGTCACTTTTACATTATTCGAAAATATATGTAATGGGATTGATTGTATTTGTGACGAAGCTATTAATCCGATTGAAGAGCTATACGACATCAAAATGTTTGTAATGCAACATCTCAAAAACGAAAAAGCATCGCCACAATACCAATTAAAAAAATACTATCCAGCAATTCATGATGTTCTAAAGTTTAAACAATTTGAAAAGATGCACGAATCTGTTTCTGAAAGTTTAACTAAAGGCATTAATACCGGTGTTTTTAGATCAAACATTGATGTAGAGTTTATAGCTAGGCTATATTTTAATGGAATGACAGGCATTAAAGACGAAGCTATTTTTCCACGAGAAAAATTCAACATGGAATATCTTATGGAAAACTATTTAGAATACCACTTAAGAGCCATTGTGACCGACAAAGGCTTTAATATATTAAATCAATTCATCAACAAAAAACCAATCACAAAACACTAA
- a CDS encoding TolC family protein, whose amino-acid sequence MKNLLSICFLIAFSFGYTQDIPSSFSLQEAINYALENNRQSKNATRDIDAAKQQKWETTATGLPQLDATVNYQNFLKQQVSVVPAEFFGGNPGEFAEVIFGTQQTATATATLNQLLFDGSYLVGLQSAKVFLEISENAKIKTDLEVRKAVINAYGNVLLSEESISILEKNIAVLEKNLDETQKIYENGLEEEESVEQLQITLSNLKSNLNNSKRLRSIAYQMFNITLGIEFNTTLNLTDNLETLTIQNISLETLTQENNVETTIDYKIAANDTKSKELLLKLEKSKAIPRLSAFLNGGYNSFSDDFVFLDSNNRWFGFSSVGVNLNVPIFSSGKRSAATQRAKINLEKSKDDLTETQQRLNLQIETAKSNYKFAIEDYTNKKQNLALAERIEQKNQTKFFEGISSSFELRQAQTQLYSAQQTLLQTMLNVINAKAELETITNKID is encoded by the coding sequence ATGAAAAACTTACTAAGTATATGTTTTTTAATTGCTTTTAGTTTTGGGTATACCCAAGACATACCAAGTAGTTTTAGTTTACAAGAAGCTATTAATTATGCATTAGAAAACAATAGACAATCAAAAAATGCTACTCGTGATATCGATGCTGCTAAACAACAAAAATGGGAAACTACTGCCACTGGACTTCCTCAGTTAGACGCCACTGTTAATTATCAAAACTTTTTAAAGCAACAAGTTTCAGTTGTACCTGCGGAATTTTTTGGAGGTAATCCAGGAGAATTTGCCGAGGTAATATTTGGTACACAACAAACAGCAACTGCTACTGCAACTTTAAATCAGCTATTATTTGATGGTTCTTATCTAGTTGGTCTTCAATCTGCAAAAGTGTTTTTAGAAATTTCAGAAAATGCAAAAATCAAAACCGATTTAGAAGTAAGAAAAGCAGTTATTAATGCCTACGGAAATGTGCTGCTTTCTGAAGAGAGTATTTCTATTTTAGAAAAAAACATCGCTGTTTTAGAAAAAAATCTAGATGAAACTCAAAAAATATATGAAAATGGTTTGGAAGAAGAAGAGAGTGTCGAACAGCTTCAAATTACATTATCCAACCTTAAAAGTAATCTTAATAACTCTAAACGATTAAGAAGTATCGCATACCAAATGTTTAATATTACTTTGGGAATTGAATTTAATACAACTCTAAATCTTACCGATAATCTAGAGACATTAACAATTCAAAATATTTCTTTAGAAACCTTAACTCAAGAAAATAATGTTGAAACTACGATAGATTATAAAATTGCAGCTAATGACACAAAATCTAAAGAATTACTACTTAAACTAGAAAAAAGTAAAGCAATTCCTAGATTGAGTGCATTTTTAAACGGAGGTTATAATAGTTTTTCAGACGACTTTGTTTTTTTAGATAGCAATAATCGTTGGTTTGGATTTTCTTCTGTTGGAGTTAATTTAAATGTCCCCATTTTTAGTTCAGGAAAAAGAAGTGCTGCAACACAACGTGCTAAAATAAATCTAGAAAAATCTAAAGATGATTTAACTGAAACACAACAACGTCTTAATCTTCAAATAGAAACTGCAAAAAGCAACTACAAATTTGCGATTGAAGACTACACAAATAAAAAACAAAATCTTGCACTTGCAGAACGTATAGAACAAAAAAATCAAACAAAGTTTTTTGAAGGCATTAGTTCTAGTTTTGAATTGAGACAAGCACAAACACAATTGTACTCCGCTCAACAAACACTTTTACAAACCATGCTTAATGTCATAAACGCAAAGGCTGAATTAGAAACTATCACTAACAAAATTGACTAA